The DNA segment TCTCCCCCTTTAACAGTCGATCACGGTTCTTTGAGAATACTGTCTCATCCCAGATCGTATCATCCGTTTTTAATCCGATAAACCATCGATAAAGAAAATTGAAATCCATTTGTTCAAGTTG comes from the Spirochaetota bacterium genome and includes:
- a CDS encoding transposase — protein: QLEQMDFNFLYRWFIGLKTDDTIWDETVFSKNRDRLLKGEIADKLFEIVITLANKKHLA